One stretch of Cyanobium sp. Tous-M-B4 DNA includes these proteins:
- the siaB gene encoding biofilm regulation protein kinase SiaB, whose translation MDSALTTSRSLSSLRDFFTHERILICFNGPTSRSLIGEIGVALKEHIETTRDCMSSAMDVFSVYIKMSQNIRHYTSNRSYSDLEATATVVIAETGVDKYVVSAGNMVDTADGQHLLDRVEALGRLDKVELKSLYKEQLRKPREEGVVTGAGLGLIDIARKSSEPLQASLDELGGGKAFFTLRATI comes from the coding sequence ATGGACAGCGCCCTTACAACCAGCCGGAGCCTTTCCTCTCTTAGGGATTTCTTCACGCATGAGCGTATTTTGATCTGCTTTAACGGCCCCACTTCAAGAAGTTTGATTGGCGAAATTGGGGTGGCGCTGAAGGAGCACATCGAGACAACAAGAGATTGCATGTCTTCAGCAATGGATGTTTTTAGCGTTTATATCAAGATGAGCCAGAATATTCGTCACTATACATCCAATCGCTCCTACAGTGACCTAGAGGCCACTGCTACGGTTGTAATTGCAGAGACTGGAGTTGATAAATATGTAGTTTCGGCAGGAAATATGGTTGATACTGCTGATGGCCAGCATCTATTGGATCGGGTCGAGGCCTTGGGGAGGCTTGATAAGGTAGAGCTCAAGTCGCTCTACAAAGAGCAACTGCGCAAGCCCCGTGAAGAAGGTGTGGTAACTGGTGCGGGCCTCGGCCTGATTGATATTGCACGCAAGTCATCTGAGCCATTGCAGGCCAGCTTGGATGAGCTCGGTGGTGGCAAAGCCTTCTTCACGCTACGCGCAACAATCTGA
- a CDS encoding SpoIIE family protein phosphatase: MTVEAAKRKKRVLSIQQIFLLLAILNGIVLAYLIYSASTLLNDPSSSQMQSQTTIFLAILLAIGVTISYRILSLRVVEPLRRLVRQAYSISSDDSNELLTVRGSDEIGRLTEAFNSVLVRQRHAYDMVDSAHQRLKDVTKQVDDSIQYAALLQKSILPNRQLKERFGKDHFILWQPRDTVGGDYYVFHEEGGRCLAGVADCAGHGVSGAMMTMLARAGIDRSIQMHGIASPAEVLQATNEGMHSILSEAQVSRAIATTMDVGLVMIDAHAQLLRFAGAKIWLYWSDGNTVEYVKGDNRSLWDRRTGAYHDHDVPLLPGFTYYLTTDGYLDQAGGEHGFGLGSDRFSQWLLEHATKSLDDQHQALTRALQEFQGDHPQRDDITMLSFRFN, encoded by the coding sequence ATGACGGTAGAGGCAGCTAAGCGGAAAAAGCGTGTCCTGTCGATTCAGCAGATATTTTTGCTCCTCGCTATTCTCAATGGCATTGTGCTGGCCTATTTGATCTATTCAGCTTCGACGCTGCTGAACGATCCCAGCTCCAGCCAGATGCAGTCACAAACCACCATCTTTCTGGCAATCTTATTGGCAATAGGGGTCACAATTTCCTATCGCATATTGTCGCTGCGCGTAGTTGAACCCCTGCGCCGCTTGGTTCGTCAAGCCTATTCCATATCATCCGACGATTCCAACGAACTGCTGACCGTAAGGGGTAGTGACGAGATCGGTCGCCTCACGGAAGCCTTTAACTCCGTCTTAGTTCGCCAGCGCCATGCCTATGACATGGTCGATTCAGCCCATCAGCGCCTTAAGGATGTAACAAAACAGGTGGATGATTCGATTCAATATGCAGCACTGCTGCAGAAGTCGATTCTGCCAAATCGTCAGCTAAAAGAACGCTTCGGCAAGGATCACTTCATCCTGTGGCAGCCCCGCGACACCGTTGGCGGCGATTACTACGTGTTCCACGAGGAAGGTGGGCGTTGCTTGGCGGGCGTAGCCGACTGCGCAGGCCACGGAGTATCCGGAGCCATGATGACCATGCTCGCTCGAGCCGGCATCGATCGGTCGATACAGATGCATGGCATTGCCTCTCCAGCCGAGGTGCTGCAAGCCACCAATGAAGGCATGCACAGCATTCTCAGCGAAGCCCAAGTCTCTCGTGCCATTGCCACCACAATGGATGTAGGCCTAGTCATGATTGATGCACACGCCCAACTGCTGCGCTTTGCAGGAGCCAAGATCTGGCTTTACTGGAGCGATGGCAACACAGTTGAATACGTCAAAGGGGACAATCGCAGTCTCTGGGACCGCCGCACCGGCGCATATCACGATCACGACGTTCCGCTTCTTCCTGGCTTCACCTATTACCTCACAACAGATGGATATTTAGATCAGGCTGGAGGGGAGCATGGATTTGGACTGGGCAGCGATCGATTTTCCCAGTGGCTGCTTGAGCATGCAACCAAGTCCCTTGACGACCAACACCAGGCTCTTACTAGGGCATTGCAGGAATTCCAAGGGGATCACCCCCAACGCGATGACATCACCATGTTGTCCTTCCGATTTAACTAA
- the ppk2 gene encoding polyphosphate kinase 2, which yields MEDLASNGGRLDRKVYEKELTRLQVELVKMQYWLKASGFRLIVLFEGRDAAGKGGTIKRITEPLNPRGCRVVALGTPSDQQKTQWYFQRYVEHFPSAGEIVVFDRSWYNRAGVESVMGFCTPAQTEEFLQSCPEFERMVVRSGIVLLKYWFSVSDAEQESRFQARIDDPTRRWKLSPMDLEARNKWESFSAAKDLMFAHTNIPEAPWFTVEADDKRRARLNCIHHLLSKIPYEDMTPPAIKLPPRKPPKGTARPPRNEQFFVPNQYP from the coding sequence ATGGAAGATCTGGCCAGCAACGGGGGCCGGCTAGATCGCAAGGTGTACGAGAAAGAGCTCACCCGGCTGCAGGTGGAGCTGGTAAAAATGCAGTACTGGCTGAAGGCCTCTGGCTTTCGGCTGATCGTGCTGTTCGAGGGCAGGGATGCGGCCGGTAAGGGCGGCACGATTAAACGAATCACCGAACCGCTCAACCCCCGCGGCTGCAGGGTGGTGGCCTTAGGCACCCCCTCTGATCAACAGAAAACCCAGTGGTATTTCCAGCGCTACGTCGAACACTTCCCTTCCGCGGGGGAGATCGTCGTATTTGATCGCAGCTGGTACAACCGGGCTGGGGTGGAATCGGTAATGGGCTTCTGCACTCCAGCCCAAACGGAGGAGTTTCTGCAGAGCTGCCCGGAATTTGAACGGATGGTGGTGCGCTCTGGAATCGTGCTACTCAAGTACTGGTTTTCAGTGAGCGATGCGGAGCAGGAAAGCCGTTTCCAGGCCCGTATCGACGATCCCACCCGCCGCTGGAAGCTCAGTCCGATGGATCTGGAGGCCCGCAACAAGTGGGAAAGCTTTTCAGCCGCTAAAGATCTGATGTTTGCCCACACCAACATCCCCGAAGCGCCCTGGTTCACAGTGGAGGCAGACGACAAACGCCGCGCCCGCCTCAATTGCATCCACCACCTGCTCAGCAAGATCCCCTACGAAGACATGACACCGCCAGCGATCAAGCTGCCGCCCCGCAAGCCCCCCAAGGGCACGGCTCGTCCGCCCCGCAATGAGCAGTTCTTCGTGCCCAACCAATACCCCTAG
- a CDS encoding DUF4335 domain-containing protein — MKQVLQFDQLSCRLKVEGLPDVSVGQSGQNLGIITGWSLAWAGRPELEGRKEHLLALMQVVLPYARYLISGVPRRFGAEPEPVEISPGPEGGHGLLLRSSQPDTPPLQLNLDDAELADLVRVLDQLRLDSRLQLPLELPEPMPLKARELLERRPLTQRLAGPLAGLLAVAVASGLGLLLPEPKPGPEPVQRPAAAQPK; from the coding sequence ATGAAGCAAGTACTTCAGTTCGACCAACTCAGCTGCCGCCTCAAGGTGGAGGGTCTGCCGGATGTATCGGTCGGCCAGAGCGGCCAGAACCTCGGCATCATCACGGGCTGGAGTTTGGCCTGGGCCGGTCGCCCCGAGCTTGAGGGCCGCAAGGAGCACCTGCTAGCCCTGATGCAGGTGGTTCTGCCCTACGCCCGCTACCTGATCAGTGGTGTGCCGCGTCGCTTTGGCGCCGAGCCCGAGCCAGTGGAGATAAGTCCGGGGCCCGAGGGCGGCCATGGCCTGCTGCTGCGCAGTAGCCAGCCGGATACGCCCCCATTGCAGCTCAATCTCGACGATGCCGAGCTGGCCGATCTAGTGCGGGTGCTGGATCAATTGCGCCTCGATTCGCGCCTGCAGTTGCCATTGGAGCTGCCTGAGCCCATGCCCCTAAAGGCACGCGAGCTGCTGGAGCGCCGCCCCCTTACCCAGCGCCTTGCGGGGCCGCTGGCAGGGCTGCTAGCTGTGGCCGTGGCCTCTGGGCTAGGGCTGCTGCTTCCAGAACCCAAGCCCGGGCCCGAGCCAGTCCAGCGTCCAGCTGCCGCCCAGCCTAAATAG
- a CDS encoding DUF3038 domain-containing protein, which translates to MPLDSFAPESAARLPRRGLERLDLLLLSAEALDLNGGEAMVWMSEQMGFTTLFPNRVELWKRRCTNPLRRTTRREGLEPAETDALIRILCALADRLYPLVRGLLSSAEPPEVLSERWNLFRSRLADLVRQRMNLRRGGVQLLLDPESGARQSRLLIQALALGAGVGGFERLRASLLDAQP; encoded by the coding sequence ATGCCCCTTGATTCATTCGCTCCTGAATCGGCCGCCCGGCTTCCCCGCCGCGGCCTTGAACGCCTCGACCTGCTGTTGCTCAGCGCCGAGGCCCTCGACCTCAACGGCGGTGAGGCAATGGTGTGGATGAGCGAGCAGATGGGCTTCACCACTCTCTTCCCCAACCGGGTGGAACTGTGGAAACGCCGCTGCACCAACCCCCTGCGCCGCACCACTCGCCGCGAGGGTCTGGAGCCAGCTGAAACCGACGCCCTAATCCGCATACTTTGCGCCTTGGCAGATCGCCTCTATCCCCTGGTGCGCGGCCTGCTCTCCAGCGCCGAGCCGCCGGAAGTGCTCAGCGAGCGTTGGAACCTATTCCGCAGCCGCCTGGCCGATCTAGTGCGCCAGCGCATGAACCTCCGCCGTGGTGGCGTGCAACTTTTGCTCGATCCCGAGTCAGGTGCCCGCCAGTCGCGGCTGCTGATCCAGGCCCTGGCCCTGGGTGCCGGGGTGGGCGGTTTTGAGCGGCTGCGCGCCAGCCTGCTGGATGCCCAGCCATGA